A DNA window from Falco naumanni isolate bFalNau1 chromosome Z, bFalNau1.pat, whole genome shotgun sequence contains the following coding sequences:
- the IL31RA gene encoding interleukin-31 receptor subunit alpha isoform X1, producing the protein MEMFFSCLIWMFVLLCSSIADEKSIRDADIFPSSPEIERGSTLKLFCVLGKHYTPHRNASHIIWKLNHELIAQENYNIVNETVSSVTIHNFTYSKAHVKCFTKYLGKKQLLVHTEVKSGFPPDTPGNISCIYYFDTELTCTWTSGRETNLMTKYTLYRKMMREGRVILQNTAACRSKTESCSFYYPDTPYSSSFCFQVKAENVLGEASSDCVPIPLERIEKFEPPEILSVKKIAGIKQLLTVTWKMPEKIIPSQDLICQVQYRNLYSNSSEFVTVPLSSGDRTGSCNLTSLWDSTEYSVAVRCISVVSVFWSEWSRGKTASTEEKAPSEKVDLWRVIESSHSAGSRSVHLMWKPLNSFPPSGRILGYKIQYFPENNAALKMTNISTDKKITLLLNEEAYLVSVTAYNSAGDSPEAILRIPPADEKTSQIIETVRTFTTNEEVVVEWIASEPEVTKYVVEWYEELETDPFGRSWQYVSDSTNWKTNKKNFKPFICYNILVYPSYGDKVAAPCSIQTYVQEKKPSEGPVADTGIPGKNEVTVKWKEISKDKRNGFISNYTIFYKPEGGKELNETVNADVLQYRLKSLQANTQYTVYIMASNNAGGTTGEPKTFKTLKFDKEDIIFIALPVGLSMLFLLGLWITCVLKKHAFKKVCWPDVPNPAESIAVEWPLNASMNNSFLKAVTSEAKTVDFEDVSVLEHCFPEESQEESLLMNCENHVSACTDINTKGMINRDNKIMYSEENEVAKCFSPSMSYIITDQDIRSQMRSALIPAKELLPIETLEDDLCESQQSSIKNEENVNEVLKLEDFGEKVLFNPYLKNSVKTREFIISESLPEHSKNEPQSQSTVLPPFQQNVTGQPYITLDMFGLAVAH; encoded by the exons atGAAAAATCTATCAGAGATGCTGACATCTTTCCTTCATCTCCTGAAATTGAAAGAGGATCCACCCTGAAACTATTTTGTGTTCTCGGAAAACACTACACACCTCACAGAAATGCCAGCCACATCATCTGGAAATTGAATCATGAACTGATTGCTCAGGAAAACTATAACATAGTGAATGAGACTGTATCTAGTGTAACAATCCataatttcacttacagcaaAGCTCATGTGAAATGTTTCACTAAGTACTTGGGCAAGAAACAACTTTTGGTTCATACTGAAGTTAAATCTGGCT TTCCACCGGATACACCAGGAAATATTTCCTGCATTTATTACTTTGATACTGAACTTACCTGCACTTGGACctcaggaagagaaacaaatctTATGACAAAGTATACTCTTTACCGAAAAAT gatgagAGAAGGAAGGGTGATTCTTCAAAATACAGCGGCCTGCCGAAGCAAAACAGAGTCATGTTCATTTTATTATCCGGATACTCCATATAGtagttctttttgttttcaggtgaaagctgaaaatgttttgggtgAAGCCTCCTCAGATTGTGTTCCTATACCTTTGGAAAGAAtag AGAAATTTGAACCCCCTGAAAtactttcagttaaaaaaatcgCTGGTATAAAGCAGTTGCTTACAGTCACCTGGAAAATGCCTGAGAAGATTATCCCTTCACAAGATTTAATTTGCCAGGTTCAATACAGAAACTTGTATTCAAACTCTTCG GAATTTGTCACTGTCCCACTGAGTTCTGGAGATAGGACAGGATCATGTAACCTCACAAGTCTGTGGGACTCCACAGAATATTCAGTTGCTGTTCGGTGTATTAGTGTTGTGTCAGTATTCTGGAGTGAATGGAGTAGAGGGAAAACAGcaagcacagaagagaaag CTCCTTCAGAAAAAGTGGATTTGTGGAGGGTAATTGAATCTTCACACTCAGCTGGAAGTAGATCTGTACATCTTATGTGGAAG ccaCTAAACAGCTTTCCACCTTCTGGGAGAATTCTAGGctacaaaatacagtattttccagaaaacaatgCTGCACTTAAAATGACAAACATCTCTACTGATAAGAAAATTACTTTACTTTTAAATGAAGAGGCATATCTAGTATCTGTTACTGCCTATAACTCTGCTGGAGATTCTCCTGAAGCTATTTTGAGGATTCCACCCGCTGATGAAAAAA CTTCTCAGATTATTGAAACAGTGAGGACCTTTACAACAAATGAAGAAGTGGTTGTGGAATGGATAGCTTCTGAACCAGAAGTAACCAAATACGTAGTTGAGTGGTACGAGGAATTGGAAACAGATCCTTTTGGCAGATCATGGCAGTATGTGTCAGATTCTACAAACTGGAAGACTAACAAAA aaaacTTTAAGCCATTTATATGCTATAACATCTTGGTGTATCCTTCCTATGGAGATAAAGTAGCAGCTCCATGTTCCATACAAACTTATGTCCAAGAAAAAA AGCCATCAGAAGGACCTGTGGCTGACACAGGCATTCCAGGGAAAAATGAAGTTACAGTAAAATGGAAGGAGATTTCAAAGGATAAAAGAAATGGATTTATCAGTAACTATACAATATTTTATAAACCTGAAGGTGGAAAAGAATTGA ATGAAACGGTGAACGCTGATGTTCTGCAATACAGACTGAAGTCCTTACAGGCTAATACACAATATACTGTCTATATCATGGCGAGCAACAATGCTGGTGGAACAACTGGAGAGCCAAAAACCTTCAAGACTTTGAAATTCG ATAAAGAAgacattattttcattgctcTACCCGTTGGATTAAGTATGTTGTTTCTGTTAGGTCTTTGGATAacatgtgttttgaaaaaacaTGC GTTTAAAAAGGTTTGCTGGCCAGATGTACCCAATCCTGCAGAGAGCATTGCAGTGGAATGGCCTCTTAATGCATCTATG AATAATTCATTTTTGAAGGCAGTGACATCTGAGGCTAAAACCGTAGACTTTGAAGATGTAAGTGTTTTGGAACattgttttcctgaagaaagtCAGGAAGAATCACTACTAATGAATTGTGAAAACCATGTTTCTGCATGTACTGATATTAATACCAAAGGCATGATTAATAGAGATAACAAGATAATGTatagtgaagaaaatgaagtggCTAAATGTTTTTCACCATCCATGTCTTACATAATTACTGATCAGGATATCAGAAGTCAAATGCGTTCAGCTTTGATACCAGCGAAGGAATTACTACCCATAGAAACGCTGGAAGATGATTTATGTGAATCTCAACAGAGttcaattaaaaatgaagaaaatgttaatgaagTTTTAAAGCTGGAAGATTTCGGTGAAAAAGTGCTCTTCAATCCATACCTGaaaaattctgtgaaaacaagggaatttattatttctgagaGCTTACCAGAACACAGTAAGAATGAACCCCAGAGCCAGTCAACTGTCTTACCTCCTTTTCAACAAAATGTCACAGGACAACCCTACATAACACTGGACATGTTTGGGCTGGCCGTGGCTCATTAG
- the IL31RA gene encoding interleukin-31 receptor subunit alpha isoform X2 yields the protein MEMFFSCLIWMFVLLCSSIADEKSIRDADIFPSSPEIERGSTLKLFCVLGKHYTPHRNASHIIWKLNHELIAQENYNIVNETVSSVTIHNFTYSKAHVKCFTKYLGKKQLLVHTEVKSGFPPDTPGNISCIYYFDTELTCTWTSGRETNLMTKYTLYRKMMREGRVILQNTAACRSKTESCSFYYPDTPYSSSFCFQVKAENVLGEASSDCVPIPLERIEKFEPPEILSVKKIAGIKQLLTVTWKMPEKIIPSQDLICQVQYRNLYSNSSEFVTVPLSSGDRTGSCNLTSLWDSTEYSVAVRCISVVSVFWSEWSRGKTASTEEKAPSEKVDLWRVIESSHSAGSRSVHLMWKPLNSFPPSGRILGYKIQYFPENNAALKMTNISTDKKITLLLNEEAYLVSVTAYNSAGDSPEAILRIPPADEKTSQIIETVRTFTTNEEVVVEWIASEPEVTKYVVEWYEELETDPFGRSWQYVSDSTNWKTNKKNFKPFICYNILVYPSYGDKVAAPCSIQTYVQEKKPSEGPVADTGIPGKNEVTVKWKEISKDKRNGFISNYTIFYKPEGGKELNETVNADVLQYRLKSLQANTQYTVYIMASNNAGGTTGEPKTFKTLKFDKEDIIFIALPVGLSMLFLLGLWITCVLKKHAFKKVCWPDVPNPAESIAVEWPLNASMAVTSEAKTVDFEDVSVLEHCFPEESQEESLLMNCENHVSACTDINTKGMINRDNKIMYSEENEVAKCFSPSMSYIITDQDIRSQMRSALIPAKELLPIETLEDDLCESQQSSIKNEENVNEVLKLEDFGEKVLFNPYLKNSVKTREFIISESLPEHSKNEPQSQSTVLPPFQQNVTGQPYITLDMFGLAVAH from the exons atGAAAAATCTATCAGAGATGCTGACATCTTTCCTTCATCTCCTGAAATTGAAAGAGGATCCACCCTGAAACTATTTTGTGTTCTCGGAAAACACTACACACCTCACAGAAATGCCAGCCACATCATCTGGAAATTGAATCATGAACTGATTGCTCAGGAAAACTATAACATAGTGAATGAGACTGTATCTAGTGTAACAATCCataatttcacttacagcaaAGCTCATGTGAAATGTTTCACTAAGTACTTGGGCAAGAAACAACTTTTGGTTCATACTGAAGTTAAATCTGGCT TTCCACCGGATACACCAGGAAATATTTCCTGCATTTATTACTTTGATACTGAACTTACCTGCACTTGGACctcaggaagagaaacaaatctTATGACAAAGTATACTCTTTACCGAAAAAT gatgagAGAAGGAAGGGTGATTCTTCAAAATACAGCGGCCTGCCGAAGCAAAACAGAGTCATGTTCATTTTATTATCCGGATACTCCATATAGtagttctttttgttttcaggtgaaagctgaaaatgttttgggtgAAGCCTCCTCAGATTGTGTTCCTATACCTTTGGAAAGAAtag AGAAATTTGAACCCCCTGAAAtactttcagttaaaaaaatcgCTGGTATAAAGCAGTTGCTTACAGTCACCTGGAAAATGCCTGAGAAGATTATCCCTTCACAAGATTTAATTTGCCAGGTTCAATACAGAAACTTGTATTCAAACTCTTCG GAATTTGTCACTGTCCCACTGAGTTCTGGAGATAGGACAGGATCATGTAACCTCACAAGTCTGTGGGACTCCACAGAATATTCAGTTGCTGTTCGGTGTATTAGTGTTGTGTCAGTATTCTGGAGTGAATGGAGTAGAGGGAAAACAGcaagcacagaagagaaag CTCCTTCAGAAAAAGTGGATTTGTGGAGGGTAATTGAATCTTCACACTCAGCTGGAAGTAGATCTGTACATCTTATGTGGAAG ccaCTAAACAGCTTTCCACCTTCTGGGAGAATTCTAGGctacaaaatacagtattttccagaaaacaatgCTGCACTTAAAATGACAAACATCTCTACTGATAAGAAAATTACTTTACTTTTAAATGAAGAGGCATATCTAGTATCTGTTACTGCCTATAACTCTGCTGGAGATTCTCCTGAAGCTATTTTGAGGATTCCACCCGCTGATGAAAAAA CTTCTCAGATTATTGAAACAGTGAGGACCTTTACAACAAATGAAGAAGTGGTTGTGGAATGGATAGCTTCTGAACCAGAAGTAACCAAATACGTAGTTGAGTGGTACGAGGAATTGGAAACAGATCCTTTTGGCAGATCATGGCAGTATGTGTCAGATTCTACAAACTGGAAGACTAACAAAA aaaacTTTAAGCCATTTATATGCTATAACATCTTGGTGTATCCTTCCTATGGAGATAAAGTAGCAGCTCCATGTTCCATACAAACTTATGTCCAAGAAAAAA AGCCATCAGAAGGACCTGTGGCTGACACAGGCATTCCAGGGAAAAATGAAGTTACAGTAAAATGGAAGGAGATTTCAAAGGATAAAAGAAATGGATTTATCAGTAACTATACAATATTTTATAAACCTGAAGGTGGAAAAGAATTGA ATGAAACGGTGAACGCTGATGTTCTGCAATACAGACTGAAGTCCTTACAGGCTAATACACAATATACTGTCTATATCATGGCGAGCAACAATGCTGGTGGAACAACTGGAGAGCCAAAAACCTTCAAGACTTTGAAATTCG ATAAAGAAgacattattttcattgctcTACCCGTTGGATTAAGTATGTTGTTTCTGTTAGGTCTTTGGATAacatgtgttttgaaaaaacaTGC GTTTAAAAAGGTTTGCTGGCCAGATGTACCCAATCCTGCAGAGAGCATTGCAGTGGAATGGCCTCTTAATGCATCTATG GCAGTGACATCTGAGGCTAAAACCGTAGACTTTGAAGATGTAAGTGTTTTGGAACattgttttcctgaagaaagtCAGGAAGAATCACTACTAATGAATTGTGAAAACCATGTTTCTGCATGTACTGATATTAATACCAAAGGCATGATTAATAGAGATAACAAGATAATGTatagtgaagaaaatgaagtggCTAAATGTTTTTCACCATCCATGTCTTACATAATTACTGATCAGGATATCAGAAGTCAAATGCGTTCAGCTTTGATACCAGCGAAGGAATTACTACCCATAGAAACGCTGGAAGATGATTTATGTGAATCTCAACAGAGttcaattaaaaatgaagaaaatgttaatgaagTTTTAAAGCTGGAAGATTTCGGTGAAAAAGTGCTCTTCAATCCATACCTGaaaaattctgtgaaaacaagggaatttattatttctgagaGCTTACCAGAACACAGTAAGAATGAACCCCAGAGCCAGTCAACTGTCTTACCTCCTTTTCAACAAAATGTCACAGGACAACCCTACATAACACTGGACATGTTTGGGCTGGCCGTGGCTCATTAG